Proteins from a single region of Cetobacterium somerae ATCC BAA-474:
- a CDS encoding CoA-disulfide reductase, whose amino-acid sequence MKIIIIGGVAAGMSAAAKASRLNKEAELVIYEKTEVVSWGACGLPYYVGNFFESPNNMIARPVEKFIEAGMNIKIKHEVIAIDVDKKEVTVKNLVTGETFIDNYDKLMVATGAHAIMPPIKNLSTKGVYTLKDYTDGIVLKEEMLKDENQDIVIVGAGYIGLEVAEAAKHLGKRSVRIIQLGDRVLLESFDKEITDVMEEEIRTHEGVELHLEEIVQEIVEENGKVVKVKTNKGEYPADIVVVSTGVRPNTAFLKETGIEMLGNGALVIDNHGRTSIDSIYSAGDCATVPHLVRKENVYIPLATTANKIGRIVGENLAGVETEFQGTLGSAAVKVMDVEAGRTGITESEAIKMGINYKTVFIKDKNQTNYYPGREDIFVKLIYDADTRVLLGGQIAGKKGAVLRVDSLATAIYAKLTVDEIGMMDFCYAPPFARTWDVMNVAGNVAK is encoded by the coding sequence ATGAAAATAATAATTATCGGTGGAGTTGCCGCTGGAATGTCAGCAGCAGCAAAAGCAAGTAGACTTAACAAAGAAGCAGAGTTAGTAATTTATGAAAAAACTGAGGTTGTTTCATGGGGAGCTTGTGGGCTTCCATACTATGTTGGAAACTTTTTTGAAAGTCCAAATAATATGATAGCAAGACCAGTAGAGAAATTTATAGAAGCTGGAATGAACATAAAAATAAAGCACGAAGTTATAGCAATTGATGTAGATAAAAAAGAGGTAACTGTTAAAAATTTAGTAACAGGTGAAACTTTTATAGACAATTATGATAAATTAATGGTAGCTACAGGAGCTCATGCAATAATGCCACCAATTAAAAATTTATCTACTAAAGGTGTGTATACTTTAAAAGATTATACAGATGGAATAGTCTTAAAAGAAGAGATGCTAAAAGATGAGAACCAAGATATCGTTATAGTTGGAGCTGGATATATTGGACTTGAAGTAGCAGAGGCAGCTAAACATTTAGGAAAAAGAAGTGTTAGAATAATTCAATTAGGTGATAGAGTTCTTTTAGAAAGTTTTGATAAAGAGATAACTGATGTTATGGAAGAGGAAATAAGAACTCACGAAGGTGTAGAACTGCACTTAGAAGAGATTGTACAAGAGATTGTAGAGGAAAATGGAAAAGTTGTAAAAGTAAAGACTAACAAAGGGGAATACCCAGCTGATATAGTTGTTGTATCAACAGGAGTAAGACCAAATACAGCTTTCTTAAAAGAAACAGGAATTGAAATGTTAGGAAATGGAGCTTTAGTAATAGATAACCATGGAAGAACAAGTATTGATTCAATCTACTCAGCAGGAGATTGTGCAACAGTTCCTCATTTAGTAAGAAAAGAAAATGTGTATATTCCTCTTGCAACAACTGCTAATAAAATTGGTAGAATAGTTGGAGAAAACTTAGCAGGAGTAGAAACTGAGTTTCAAGGAACTTTAGGATCAGCAGCAGTAAAAGTTATGGATGTAGAGGCTGGAAGAACTGGAATAACAGAATCTGAAGCAATAAAAATGGGAATAAACTATAAAACTGTATTTATAAAAGATAAAAATCAAACAAACTATTATCCAGGTAGAGAGGACATATTTGTAAAGTTAATTTATGATGCAGATACAAGAGTTCTTTTAGGAGGACAAATTGCAGGTAAAAAAGGCGCAGTTTTAAGAGTAGACTCTTTAGCAACAGCGATTTATGCTAAGTTAACAGTGGATGAGATTGGAATGATGGATTTCTGTTATGCTCCACCATTTGCTAGAACTTGGGATGTAATGAACGTAGCTGGTAATGTAGCAAAATAA